The Pseudomonas sp. GD03919 region GCTGCTACATGGATGGCACCTTCGGGCGTGGCGGACACAGCCGGCTGATCCTGCAGAAGCTCGGGCCAGGCGGGCGGTTGTTGGGGTTCGACAAGGATCCCCTGGCGATAGCCACCGGGGAAGCATTGGCGGCCGAAGACGGCCGCTTTGTCGTTGTGCAGCGCAGTTTTGCGGAACTTGGCGATGAGGCTGTTGTCCGCGGCATTTCCGGTCGGGTCTCCGGCATTCTGCTGGATCTTGGTGTGTCCTCGCCGCAACTGGACGACCCCGAGCGTGGCTTCAGCTTCCTCAATGACGGCCCGCTGGACATGCGCATGAATCCTGATGCCGGCGTGAGTGCCGCTGACTGGATTGCCTCGGCGGACGAAGATGAAATCGCCCGGGTGATGAAGGATTACGGCGAAGAGCGTTTCGCCAAGCGTATGGCGCGTGCCGTGGTGCAGCGCCGTGCCGAGCAGCCTTTTACTCGCACGGCCGATCTGGCCAAGGTGCTGACCGAGGCCAACCCGGCCTGGGAAAAGGGCAAGAATCCGGCGACCCGTGCTTTCCAGGGTATCCGCATCTTTATCAATAACGAGCTGGGTGATCTCGAACGCGGCCTCGAAGCAGCGTTGGAGGCGCTTGAGGTGGGTGGTCGCCTGGTGGTGATCAGCTTCCATTCGCTGGAAGATCGTATCGTCAAGCAGTTCATGAAGCGTCAGGCCAAGGGCGAGGCAGGCAAGCTGCCACGTGACCTGCCGATCATCCCGAAAGCCTTCGAGCCGCGCCTGAAGCTGATTGGCAAGCCGGTCTACGCTGGCGCCGCTGAACTCAAGGCCAATCCGCGCTCGCGCAGCGCGGTGATGCGCATCGCGGAGAAGTTGCGGTGAGCCGTCGGCTGATCAAATCCATGCCCAGCGGCAGCTTTCTGATGCTGCTGCTGTTCATTGCCATTCTGGTTTCTGCGCTGGCGGTGTCCTACAGCGCGCACTGGAACCGTCAGCTGCTCAATGAGCTGTACGGCGAGCTGAGCGTGCGCGACAAGGCGCAGGCCGAGTGGGGTCGGTTGATTCTCGAGCAGAGCACCTGGACCGCGCACAATCGCATCGAAGCGTTGGCCAGCGAACAGCTGAAAATGCACATCCCCGACCCGGCCGCCGTGCGCATGGTGCGTCCATGATCGGCCTCGAAGGCGCACTCTATCCCTGGCGCTTCCGCCTGGTGCTGGTGCTGCTGGCGCTGATGGTCGGCGCCATTGCCTGGCGCATGCTCGATCTGCAGGTGCTCGACCATGATTTCCTCAAGGCCCACGGTGATGCGCGCAGCGTGCGGCATATCCCGATTCCTGCGCATCGTGGCCTGATCACCGACCGCAATGGCGAGCCGCTGGCCGTCAGCACGCCGGTCACTACGCTGTGGGCCAATGGCAAGGAGCTGCAGGCGGGGCGTCAGCAGTGGCCGGCACTGGCTGCGGCGCTCGGCCAGGATCCCGCCAGCTTCGCCGCACGCCTGGAGCAGAACAAGGAGCGCGAGTTCATGTATCTGGTGCGTGGTCTGACCCCCGACAAGGGGCAGAGCGTGCTGGATCTCAAGGTACCGGGCGTTTATGCCATCGAAGAATTCCGTCGTTTCTATCCGGCCGGCGAAGTGGCGGCCCATGTGGTGGGCTTCACCGACATCGACGACCGCGGTCGCGAAGGTATGGAGCTGGCCTATGAAGACTGGCTGGCCGGCGTGCCGGGCAAGCGTCAGGTGCTCAAGGATCGGCGTGGCAAGCTGATCAAGGATGTACAGGTTGCGCAGAACGCCAAGGCCGGCAAGGCCTTGGCGTTGTCCATTGATCTGCGCCTGCAGTACCTGGCCCATCGCGAGCTGCGCAATGCGCTGCTGGAGAACGATGCCAAGGCCGGCAGCCTGGTGATGGTCGACGTGAAGACCGGCGAGGTGCTGGCGATGGTCAACCATCCCACCTACAACCCGAACAACCGTCGCAGCCTGACCCCAGCGGCCATGCGCAACCGGGCCATGATCGACGTATTCGAGCCGGGTTCGACCATCAAGCCGCTGTCGATGGCCGCTGCGCTGGAGACCGGACGCTGGAAGCCCAGCGATATCGTTCAGGTCGGCAACGGTACGCTGCAAATTGGCCGTTACAGCATTCGCGACGTATCCCGTACGCAAGGTCCCGCGCTGGATCTGACCGGCATTCTGATCAACTCCAGCAACGTC contains the following coding sequences:
- the rsmH gene encoding 16S rRNA (cytosine(1402)-N(4))-methyltransferase RsmH; translated protein: MTDSFRHITVLLDEAVEGLAVRADGCYMDGTFGRGGHSRLILQKLGPGGRLLGFDKDPLAIATGEALAAEDGRFVVVQRSFAELGDEAVVRGISGRVSGILLDLGVSSPQLDDPERGFSFLNDGPLDMRMNPDAGVSAADWIASADEDEIARVMKDYGEERFAKRMARAVVQRRAEQPFTRTADLAKVLTEANPAWEKGKNPATRAFQGIRIFINNELGDLERGLEAALEALEVGGRLVVISFHSLEDRIVKQFMKRQAKGEAGKLPRDLPIIPKAFEPRLKLIGKPVYAGAAELKANPRSRSAVMRIAEKLR
- the ftsL gene encoding cell division protein FtsL, whose amino-acid sequence is MSRRLIKSMPSGSFLMLLLFIAILVSALAVSYSAHWNRQLLNELYGELSVRDKAQAEWGRLILEQSTWTAHNRIEALASEQLKMHIPDPAAVRMVRP
- a CDS encoding peptidoglycan D,D-transpeptidase FtsI family protein — its product is MIGLEGALYPWRFRLVLVLLALMVGAIAWRMLDLQVLDHDFLKAHGDARSVRHIPIPAHRGLITDRNGEPLAVSTPVTTLWANGKELQAGRQQWPALAAALGQDPASFAARLEQNKEREFMYLVRGLTPDKGQSVLDLKVPGVYAIEEFRRFYPAGEVAAHVVGFTDIDDRGREGMELAYEDWLAGVPGKRQVLKDRRGKLIKDVQVAQNAKAGKALALSIDLRLQYLAHRELRNALLENDAKAGSLVMVDVKTGEVLAMVNHPTYNPNNRRSLTPAAMRNRAMIDVFEPGSTIKPLSMAAALETGRWKPSDIVQVGNGTLQIGRYSIRDVSRTQGPALDLTGILINSSNVGMSKIAFDVGGESIYHVLSNLGFGRDTGLGFPGERVGNLPNHRQWRQAETATLSYGYGLSVTAVQLAHAYAALANGGGMTPLSMIRVDSKPGAMQVMSADVAKTLQGMLQQVVEAPRGVFRAQVPGYHVAGKSGTARKTNAGAKGYQTNAYRSLFAGFAPAQDPRIALVVVIDEPGKGAYYGGLISAPVFSRVMAGSLRLMNIAPDNLPPPEQKMAVVGQGGRN